CTTCCCGACGCGATGTGCCTAATGCTCCTCATAGATGCCATACTTGGGGAAAAGCATTCCGGTAACGTAGCCTTCAATTGCACCCCTTACTCTTATGTCCGGCTCTCCAATCCATCGAGCCCAACAGCATGCTTTTATGAATTCCTTTGCCTCGTGCAAAGACCCACATTCGCCGGACTTGATGAGGTATTTCTTTAAACGTGCGTTCGTGAGAGGTCCCATCAAGTGGTTCTTGTATAGCCGCTGCCTCAAATTCTTGCTTCTGCCCACGT
This DNA window, taken from Syntrophorhabdaceae bacterium, encodes the following:
- a CDS encoding GIY-YIG nuclease family protein; the encoded protein is MKIQTPDNQWLQYLQDAYHQLLSAAPFPFSKLTPSTIPAVSGVYVITAKLDGKHVPYYVGRSKNLRQRLYKNHLMGPLTNARLKKYLIKSGECGSLHEAKEFIKACCWARWIGEPDIRVRGAIEGYVTGMLFPKYGIYEEH